The Papaver somniferum cultivar HN1 chromosome 3, ASM357369v1, whole genome shotgun sequence genome includes a region encoding these proteins:
- the LOC113359389 gene encoding uncharacterized protein LOC113359389 yields the protein MEYSASSPLFSTDQVNSILTIPLQLDQEDKLVCPFTSTGMFTTASAYKMLWEKVLHMDISMGLSQQFWLAFWKLKVSYKFQIFMWKGIHDAIPVKARIFRHLNADDQICVLCSMNQTEDLDHLLLHCSFAQAIWQTFFPNQFVSIVQHPSVLSWIQTWQLKGSNITIKHTPLVVHLALCIMHFIWKNRCRAVFSNITPNHHTVIHQINSYREQHHLDTSFVAHGHYHLQNYILHVPWVPPPIQFLKINVDASYNSESLLAGIGIITRNSTGAYVMGRETLKKAINVEQVEAWAMLEAMQIAASNGWSNVIFETDNPSISNFLQHQTSLCQWQCLPLLKNCVNICNGYTVWSCEFVYKSCNKVADALPKASRKQNLCREWWGYPPDLVIPYINHDVKNMFI from the coding sequence ATGGAATATTCCGCTTCTTCGCCATTATTTTCTACAGACCAGGTGAACTCTATTCTCACTATTCCTTTGCAATTAGATCAGGAAGATAAGTTGGTCTGTCCTTTTACTAGTACTGGCATGTTTACAACTGCTTCAGCATACAAGATGCTTTGGGAAAAGGTTTTGCATATGGACATTTCAATGGGTTTATCTCAGCAATTTTGGTTAGCATTCTGGAAATTAAAAGTTTCATACAAGTTTCAAATTTTTATGTGGAAAGGAATACATGATGCTATACCTGTGAAAGCTCGCATTTTTAGGCACCTGAATGCTGATGATCAAATATGTGTTCTGTGTAGTATGAATCAAACTGAAGATCTGGACCATTTGCTACTGCATTGCTCCTTCGCTCAAGCTATATGGCAGACTTTTTTTCCTAATCAGTTCGTTTCCATTGTGCAGCATCCCTCGGTTCTCTCCTGGATTCAGACTTGGCAGCTTAAGGGTTCGAATATAACTATCAAACATACACCTCTAGTTGTACACTTAGCTCTCTGTATAATGCACTTCATTTGGAAAAATAGATGCAGGGCTGTTTTTAGCAATATAACACCCAACCATCACACTGTCATACATCAGATAAACTCTTACAGGGAACAACATCATTTAGATACCTCATTTGTTGCTCATGGTCATTATCATTTACAGAACTACATCTTACATGTGCCTTGGGTTCCTCCTCCTATACAGTTCTTAAAGATAAATGTTGATGCTTCATATAACTCTGAATCTTTGTTAGCTGGTATTGGTATTATAACTAGAAATTCTACAGGGGCCTATGTCATGGGAAGGGAAACATTGAAAAAAGCTATAAATGTTGAGCAAGTTGAAGCCTGGGCTATGTTAGAGGCTATGCAAATAGCAGCTTCAAATGGCTGGTCTAATGTCATTTTTGAAACAGACAATCCGAGTATCAGTAACTTTTTACAACATCAAACTAGTCTTTGTCAGTGGCAATGTTTACCTCTTCTTAAAAATTGTGTTAATATATGTAATGGTTATACTGTGTGGTCTTGTGAGTTTGTTTACAAGTCTTGTAATAAAGTTGCAGATGCTTTACCAAAGGCATCTCGAAAACAGAATTTATGTCGGGAGTGGTGGGGTTATCCACCTGATTTAGTAATTCCTTACATAAATCATGATGTAAAAAATATGTTTATATAA
- the LOC113356054 gene encoding 4,5-DOPA dioxygenase extradiol-like, whose amino-acid sequence MDTYFISHGSPMLAVEEDMPARSFLKSWQQRIHQHKPSSILVISAHWETADPTVNVVDHNSTIYDFYGFPKPLYQLKYPAPGAPRLAKRVKELLTSSGFQRVKEDKTRGLDHGSWIPLHLMYPEADIPVCQLSVQTQLDGTHHYNMGKALAPLRDEGVLIIGSGSATHNLSALGRENTPVPSWAEDFDTWLKECLLAGRHEDINHYEEKAPRAKMVHPWPEHFYPLHVALGAAGEEANAELVHHSWREGALSYASYRFKTTP is encoded by the exons ATGGATACGTATTTCATATCCCATGGATCTCCGATGCTTGCAGTAGAAGAAGATATGCCAGCAAGATCTTTCTTAAAATCATGGCAACAGAGAATTCATCAACATAAACCAAGCTCTATTCTGGTGATTTCAGCTCATTGGGAAACTGCAGATCCAACTGTTAATGTTGTTGATCACAACTCTACTATTTATGACTTCTATGGGTTTCCTAAACCTCTCTATCAG CTCAAGTACCCTGCACCAGGTGCCCCGAGGTTAGCAAAGCGGGTTAAGGAACTGCTGACCAGTTCTGGCTTTCAACGAGTCAAAGAAGATAAAACTCGTGGGCTCGATCACGGTTCTTGGATCCCACTCCATCTCATGTATCCTGAGGCTGATATCCCAGTGTGTCAACTTTCGGTTCAGACACAATTAGATGGAACTCATCACTACAACATGGGAAAGGCACTAGCCCCTCTTAGAGATGAAGGGGTCCTTATAATTGGGTCTGGTAGTGCAACCCATAACTTAAGTGCTCTCGGAAGAGAGAATACTCCTGTTCCATCATGGGCAGAAGATTTCGATACATGGCTAAAAGAATGTCTTCTAGCTGGCAG ACATGAAGACATAAATCATTATGAAGAGAAAGCGCCTAGGGCCAAAATGGTGCATCCATGGCCTGAACATTTCTACCCACTGCACGTCGCTCTGGGGGCAGCTGGGGAAGAAGCAAACGCTGAACTAGTCCATCACAGTTGGCGGGAAGGAGCCCTTTCATATGCCTCTTATCGTTTTAAAACCACGCCATGA